Proteins encoded together in one Anopheles darlingi chromosome 3, idAnoDarlMG_H_01, whole genome shotgun sequence window:
- the LOC125955206 gene encoding tubulin beta chain-like has protein sequence MREIVVLHLGQCGNRVAESFWENICDEHCLDQEGCFIGEHYLPRQRINVYFDESPCCNYVPRTIFADLDRGSLDYLRCSSYGRLFSPDSFIGGQTSAGNNWARGYHTEGAELLDQIIDAARRMVEGCDCLQGFQLVHSIGGGTGSGLGTLLLENLRDLYPSKIRNTFSVIPSPKVSEVVVEPYNAVFALSSMIQSSDETFCLDNEALYDICANTLRLKAPRLDDLNHLIASAMSGLTCSFRYPGQLNSDLRKLLTNMVPYRKLHFFVPGLAPLGSRESECYRQTTVPELVHQLFGSSNLMAACDPSQGTYLTAAAIFRGRLSTRLIEEQMSGVRSRDRRLFSAFIPNNIKCAICDIPPRGQKMSATFVANTTAITQLFRRIAQQYATMFRQKAFLHWYVGEGMEESEFEGMEQKLTALIDEYRSYEQEGQPYIVEET, from the coding sequence aTGCGTGAAATAGTAGTCCTTCATTTGGGCCAGTGCGGGAATCGTGTGGCGGAAAGCTTCTGGGAAAACATTTGTGACGAACACTGTCTGGATCAGGAGGGCTGCTTCATCGGTGAACACTATCTGCCGCGGCAACGCATCAACGTCTACTTCGATGAGTCACCCTGCTGCAACTACGTACCGCGGACCATCTTCGCCGATCTGGACCGCGGTTCGCTGGATTATCTGCGCTGCTCCAGCTATGGGCGACTGTTTTCCCCGGACAGCTTCATCGGCGGCCAGACAAGCGCCGGTAATAACTGGGCCCGTGGTTACCACACCGAGGGTGCGGAACTGTTGGATCAGATCATCGATGCAGCTCGGCGAATGGTCGAAGGATGCGATTGTCTGCAGGGGTTCCAGTTGGTGCACTCGATTGGTGGCGGAACCGGATCCGGTCTcggcacgctgctgctcgagaatTTGCGTGATCTGTATCCGAGCAAGATCCGGAATACCTTCAGCGTCATACCGTCACCGAAGGTGTCGGAGGTCGTAGTGGAACCGTACAACGCGGTGTTTGCGCTCAGCTCGATGATCCAGTCGAGCGATGAAACGTTCTGCCTCGACAACGAGGCACTGTACGATATCTGTGCGAATACGTTACGCTTGAAGGCGCCCCGGCTGGACGATCTGAACCATCTCATCGCGTCCGCCATGTCCGGTCTGACGTGCAGCTTCCGCTATCCCGGCCAGCTGAACTCGGATCTGCGCAAACTGCTCACCAACATGGTCCCGTACCGGAAGCTCCACTTCTTCGTGCCCGGTCTCGCTCCGCTCGGGTCCCGCGAATCCGAATGCTACCGGCAGACGACCGTCCCGGAGCTGGTGCATCAGCTGTTCGGTAGCAGCAATCTGATGGCCGCCTGTGACCCGTCCCAGGGTACGTACttgacggcggcggccattTTTCGCGGGCGGCTCTCGACCCGGCTCATCGAGGAGCAGATGAGTGGCGTACGGTCGCGGGACCGGCGTCTCTTTAGTGCCTTCATACCGAACAACATCAAGTGCGCCATTTGCGATATACCGCCACGGGGGCAGAAAATGTCGGCCACGTTCGTGGCGAACACGACCGCCATTACGCAGCTTTTTCGTCGCATCGCACAACAGTACGCCACCATGTTTCGCCAGAAGGCCTTCCTGCACTGGTACGTCGGCGAAGGGATGGAGGAGAGCGAGTTCGAGGGCATGGAGCAAAAGCTGACGGCGTTGATCGACGAGTACCGCTCGTACGAGCAGGAAGGCCAACCGTACATCGTGGAGGAGACGTAA
- the LOC125955203 gene encoding uncharacterized protein LOC125955203, which produces MLMRRNDRNGGRVEKRFDRMERNGENLRSIHWDQLNLEAFQKNFFQPASSVLNRSRAEVNQYLDKNEITVIGKNVPSPILHFQESGFPQFMLDEIARQGFLEPTFIQAVGWSIAMSGRDMVGIAKTGSGKTLAYILPALVHISNQPRLARGDGPIALVLAPTRELAQQIKQVSDDFGRRMGVHNTCVFGGAAKYPQENDLRRGVEIVIATPGRLIDFLERETTNLRRCTYLVLDEADRMLDMGFEPQIRKIISQIRPDRQVLMWSATWPKEIRKLAEEFLRDYIQINIGSLNLAANENILQVIECCEEYEKENRLFMLLEKISSQPDNKAIIFVETKRKVDKIVNIIRRQGWRADGIHGDKSQKDRDYVLNNFRRSPNGLLVATDVASRGLDVDDVKFVINFDFPNNTEDYVHRIGRTGRSTNKGTSYTFFTPANASKASDLIAVLQDANQYINPELHEYARSGGRYRGGGGRMRGGTGGGGRGGPRGGPRMGGGGFHNGSDDRGPKYPRRDEFGRPERDFRDAASRSAGYGMGAPRAANGMGSGGYASNNGLLPYATDDRGYGGSYVSSTHAGYGAGAYASQPNVGSMVMRRTDTDRSRVPPSGSIGLAAAPAMPTAVAYSHPGVALNGAYMAAAYQYAAAPPVSRPTGYPPRGTMPPMANGGM; this is translated from the exons ATGCTAATGCGCCGTAACGACCGTAATGGGGGACGCGTGGAGAAGCGTTTCGATCGCATGGAGCGCAACGGGGAAAACCTGCGGAGCATCCACTGGGATCAGCTGAATTTGGAAGCGTTTCAGAAGAACTTCTTCCAGCCGGCGAGCAGCGTCCTCAACCGCTCCCGCGCCGAGGTGAATCAGTATCTGGATAAGAACGAAATCACGGTCATCGGCAAGAACGTGCCGTCGCCGATTCTGCACTTTCAGGAGAGTGGCTTTCCGCAATTCATGCTGGACGAGATTGCCCGGCAGGGCTTTCTGGAGCCCACCTTCATCCAGGCGGTTGGCTGGTCGATTGCCATGAGTGGCCGCGATATGGTGGGCATCGCCAAAACGGGTAGCGGCAAAACGCTGGCCTACATCTTGCCGGCCTTGGTTCACATAAGCAACCAGCCACGCTTGGCCAGAGGCGACGGGCCGATTGCGCTCGTTCTGGCGCCCACTCGAGAGCTGGCTCAACAGATCAAGCAGGTCAGCGATGATTTCGGACGCCGGATGGGTGTTCACAATACGTGCGTGTTCGGCGGTGCCGCCAAATACCCGCAGGAGAACGATCTTCGTCGAGGAGTGGAGATTGTGATTGCCACGCCGGGGCGGCTGATTGATTTTCTGGAGCGCGAGACGACCAATCTGCGCCGCTGCACCTACCTTGTGCTGGATGAGGCCGATCGTATGCTGGATATGGGATTTGAGCCGCAGATTCGCAAGATCATCTCACAGATCCGTCCCGACCGTCAGGTGCTCATGTGGTCGGCGACCTGGCCGAAGGAAATCCGCAAGCTGGCTGAGGAGTTCCTCCGAGACTACATCCAGATCAACATCGGTTCACTAAATCTGGCGGCGAACGAGAACATCCTGCAGGTGATCGAATGCTGCGAGGAGTATGAGAAGGAGAATCggttgtttatgctgctggaGAAAATCTCGTCCCAACCTGACAACAAGGCGATCATATTcgtcgaaacgaaacgcaaggTGGACAAGATCGTGAACATCATTCGGCGGCAGGGATGGCGAGCTGATGGCATTCATGGTGATAAGTCGCAGAAGGACCGTGACTACGTGCTGAACAACTTCCGCCGCTCACCCAACGGTCTACTCGTGGCCACGGACGTTGCATCGCGCGGTTTAG ATGTCGACGACGTCAAGTTTGTTATCAACTTTGACTTTCCCAACAATACGGAAGATTACGTACATCGGATCGGCAGAACGGGTCGTTCGACGAACAAGGGCACATCGTACACGTTCTTCACCCCGGCTAACGCATCTAAGGCCAGTGATCTTATCGCCGTATTGCAAGATGCTAATCAG TATATCAATCCGGAGTTACATGAATACGCCCGTAGCGGTGGTCGCTACCGTGGGGGAGGTGGACGCATGCGAGGCGGTacaggtggcggtggtcgtggAGGCCCACGTGGAGGACCTCGTatgggaggtggtggtttccACAATGGCAGCGATGATCGTGGTCCGAAGTATCCCCGACGTGACGAATTTGGGCGCCCCGAGCGTGATTTCCGCGATGCAGCCTCACGATCGGCAGGATACGGCATGGGTGCTCCACGTGCGGCAAATGGAATGGGTTCGGGCGGCTATGCTAGTAATAATGGTCTCCTACCTTATGCGACCGATGACCGTGGATACGGTGGTAGCTACGTCAGCTCAACCCACGCCGGttatggtgctggtgcctaTGCATCCCAACCAAACGTGGGTTCGATGGTGATGCGCcgtaccgataccgatcgtTCCCGTGTACCACCCAGCGGCAGTATTGGGTTGGCGGCGGCCCCTGCAATGCCTACGGCCGTCGCTTACAGCCATCCGGGCGTGGCACTGAACGGAGCGTATATGGCAGCAGCCTATCAGTACGCCGCTGCCCCACCCGTCAGTCGCCCCACCGGCTATCCACCGCGGGGCACTATGCCACCGATGGCCAATGGAGGAATGTAG